A section of the Candidatus Reconcilbacillus cellulovorans genome encodes:
- a CDS encoding heat-shock protein Hsp20: MALIPYEPFRQLDQWRREMDRWFQEFPFRGILTGGEWGPHRIDVYETDREVVALCDLPGLQNKDDVSIEVDGQTLTISGTINRSEEIRDERMHRRERFYGRFHRTVSLPVAVQEEGVTASYRNGVLEIRMPKAEQRGKRRVDIQFH, translated from the coding sequence ATGGCGCTGATACCTTACGAGCCTTTCCGCCAGCTCGATCAATGGCGGAGGGAAATGGACCGGTGGTTTCAGGAATTTCCGTTTCGCGGCATTTTGACTGGCGGGGAATGGGGGCCGCACCGGATCGATGTGTACGAAACCGACCGCGAAGTGGTTGCGCTGTGCGATTTGCCCGGCCTGCAAAACAAAGACGATGTCTCGATCGAAGTCGACGGGCAAACTTTAACCATCAGCGGCACGATCAACCGGTCGGAGGAAATCCGCGACGAACGCATGCACCGCCGCGAACGGTTTTACGGAAGATTCCACCGCACGGTGTCGCTTCCCGTCGCCGTCCAGGAGGAAGGCGTGACCGCCTCTTACCGCAACGGCGTCCTGGAAATCCGCATGCCGAAAGCCGAACAGCGCGGCAAGCGCCGCGTCGACATCCAATTTCATTGA
- a CDS encoding 5-carboxymethyl-2-hydroxymuconate isomerase, which produces MKLATIARNGQHRLGVWTEAGIVDVAAALQHRRDRRGEDVPTDVMALIAAGTGGLDALRSFLDDLARLDNEGAPWLIAEQDAVFGPCVPRPQKIVCVGLNYRKHAEETGAAIPEVPVLFSKFPNALAGHRNDIELPETSEKVDYEAELAVVIGRRARNVAKERALKYVFGYCPANDLSARDLQLRTSQWLLGKSLDGFAPIGPYLVTADEVGDPNRLGIRCRVNGELRQNSNTADMIFKCDELISYISRHMTLEPGDVVLTGTPEGVVLGLPPERQIYLRPGDVVEIEIEKLGTLQNRLVAPRRRE; this is translated from the coding sequence ATGAAACTGGCTACGATCGCAAGAAATGGGCAACACCGGCTTGGAGTCTGGACGGAGGCCGGCATCGTCGACGTCGCGGCCGCTTTGCAACACCGCCGCGACCGGCGCGGCGAAGACGTTCCGACCGACGTCATGGCCCTGATCGCCGCCGGAACGGGAGGATTGGACGCGCTTCGGTCGTTCCTCGACGACCTGGCCCGACTCGACAACGAAGGCGCGCCGTGGCTGATCGCGGAACAGGACGCCGTCTTCGGCCCGTGCGTCCCGCGCCCGCAAAAAATCGTCTGCGTCGGGCTGAACTACCGCAAACACGCGGAGGAAACCGGCGCGGCGATTCCGGAAGTTCCGGTGCTGTTCAGCAAATTTCCAAACGCTCTGGCCGGTCACCGGAACGACATCGAGTTGCCGGAAACGTCGGAAAAAGTCGATTACGAGGCCGAGCTCGCCGTCGTCATCGGTCGTCGTGCCCGAAACGTGGCGAAAGAGCGAGCCCTCAAGTACGTGTTCGGCTATTGTCCGGCCAACGACCTTTCCGCGCGCGACCTGCAGCTGCGCACGTCGCAATGGCTGCTGGGCAAAAGTCTCGACGGTTTCGCACCGATCGGACCGTATTTGGTCACCGCCGACGAAGTCGGCGATCCGAACCGCCTCGGCATCCGCTGCCGCGTCAACGGCGAACTGCGGCAAAACTCCAACACGGCGGACATGATCTTTAAGTGCGACGAGCTGATCAGTTATATTTCACGGCATATGACGCTCGAACCCGGCGACGTCGTTTTGACGGGAACGCCGGAAGGCGTCGTCCTCGGACTTCCGCCGGAACGACAGATTTATCTCAGGCCCGGCGACGTCGTGGAAATCGAAATCGAAAAGCTCGGAACTCTGCAAAACCGGCTGGTCGCCCCGCGCCGCCGCGAATAA